The following DNA comes from Pseudomonas sp. Tri1.
GTTCGGTGCCCTGGGTGCGTTGTGCACAGTGCCGATCCTGCTGACTCTCAAAAGCATCAGCAGCCCATTTCTGGCATTTATCCTGATCACGTTGGCGCTGGCGATCGTCAGTTTCTACACCTCCATCAGCGGTCTGGTAAAAGCCGAGATGTTTCCCCCCGAAGTGCGGGCGCTGGGCGTAGGGTTGGCCTACGCGGTGGCGAATGCGATTTTTGGTGGTTCGGCCGAGTGGGTTGCCCTGAGCTTGAAAGCCCAAGGCATGGAAAACGCCTTTTACTGGTATGTCACGGTGATGATGGTGGTGGCATTCCTGTTCAGCCTGCGCCTGCCCAAGCAACCGGCGTATTTGCATCACGACCTTTGAACCAACCGCGCCGGGCCGTAAGGCCGGCGCACCCAAGGACTGTTTATGAGCGAACGACCGGGCAATCAGCTGTTCGATGCCTACTTCACCGCCCGCGACATGCGCGAGGTGTTCTGCGATGCGGGCCGGGTCCAGGCTATGCTGGATGTCGAGGCGGCATTGGCTCGGGCCGAGGCGCGGGTGGGATTGATTCCCCAGCGCGCGGTGGCGCCGATCGAGAATGCCTGTCGTGCCCAGTTGTACGATTTTTCGGCGTTGGGCGAAGCGATTGCCAGCGCCGGCAATTCGGCGATCCCCTTGGTCAAGGCGTTGGGCAAGCGCATCGCCAGCGAGGACGCCGAAGCCGAGCGCTATGTGCACCTGGGCGCTACCAGCCAGGACGTGATGGACAGCGGGCTGGTACTGCAACTGCGCCAAGCCTTGACGCTGATCGAGGACGAGCTGGCGCAACTGGCCGTCACCCTGGCCCGCCAAGCCGAACGTTACGCTGCCACGCCGCTGGCCGGGCGCACCTGGCTGCAGCATGCCACGCCGGTGACACTGGGGATGAAAATCGCCGGTTGGCTGGGGGCGATCACTCGCAGCCGCCAACGTCTGAAAGAGCTCAAGCCGCGCTTGCTGGTGCTGCAATTTGGTGGCGCCTCCGGAACGCTCGCCGCATTGGGTGAGCAGGCCCTGCCCATCGCCGAAGCCTTGGCTGCCGAGCTGCAACTGAGCCTGCCGGAACAGCCGTGGCACACCCAGCGCGATCGTCTGGTGGAGTTCGGTTCGGTGCTGGGTTTGATCGCCGGCAGCTTGGGCAAGTTGGGGCGCGACATCAGCCTATTGATGCAAACCGAGGCCGGCGAAGCCTTCGAACCGTCGGCGCCGGGCAAGGGCGGTTCCTCGACCATGCCGCACAAGCGCAATCCAGTGGGCGCGGCGGTGCTGATCGGCGCGGCGACGCGGGTGCCTGGTTTGTTGTCGACGTTGTTCAGCGCCATGCCTCAGGAACATGAGCGCAGCCTGGGCCTGTGGCACGCCGAATGGGAAACCTTGCCGGAGATCTGCTGCCTGGTATCCGGTGCCCTGCAACAGGCGCGGTTGTTGGCTGATGGGCTGGAAGTCGACGCAGCGCGCATGGCCCGCAACCTGGAACTGACCCAGGGGTTGGTGCTGGCCGAAGCGGTGAGCATCGTCCTGGCCCAGCGTGTCGGGCGTGACACTGCGCATCATCTGTTGGAGCAATGTTGCAAGCGCGCGGTGGCCGAGCAACGGCATTTGCGCGCCGTGCTGGGGGATGAACCCCAGGTCACCGCGCAGCTGTCCGCCGCCGAAATCGATCATCTACTCAACCCCGCCCACTACCTCGGCCAGGCCCAGACCTGGGTCGCCCGGGCGGTGGCCGAACACCTTGCCTTGAACGCCTGAAAGGAGATTGTTGTGGGATTCGTCAAACTCGCCGAAGGCGATCTGAATTACCGATTGGACGGGCCGCAAGACGCCCCGGTGCTGGTGCTCTCCAACTCCCTGGGCACCGACCTGCACATGTGGGACCCACAGGTCCCGGCCTTCAGCGAACACTTTCGTGTGTTGCGCTTCGACACCCGCGGCCATGGCCAGTCGCTGGTCACCGAAGGACCGTACAGCATCGAACAACTGGGGCGCGATGTGCTGGCGATGCTTGATCAGTTGAACATCGACAAGGTGCATTTCTGTGGTTTGTCCATGGGCGGGTTGATCGGCCAATGGCTGGGGATCAATGCCGGTGAGCGGCTACACAAACTGGTGGTGTGCAACACTGCCGCCAAGATCGGCGATCCCTCGGTGTGGAACCCACGCATCGAAGCCGTGCTGCGTGATGGCCAGGCCGCGATGGTAGCGTTGCGCGATGCCTCGATTGCCCGTTGGTTTACCCCCGACTTTGCCGAGGCGCAGCCTGCGACGGCGAAAAAAATCACCGACATGCTCGCCGCCACTTCGCCCCAGGGTTATGCGGCCAACTGTGCAGCGGTGCGTGATGCCGATTTTCGCGAGCAACTGTCGTCGATCCGCGTACCGCTGTTGGTGATCGCTGGCACCGAAGATGCCGTGACGCCGCCGTCGGGTGGGCACTTTATCCAGGAGCGGGTCAGCGGTGCCGAGTACGCCGAGTTCTACGCCGCGCACCTGTCCAATGTCCAGGCCGGCGCCGCGTTCAGCGCGCGGGTGCTGGATTTCCTGCTTGATTCTGGCCGCGCCTGAGGAGTTTTCTGTGGACGAGAAACAACGTTACGACGAAGGCATGCAAGTGCGCCGCGCGGTGCTGGGCGATGCCCACGTTGACCGTAGCCTCAATGCCCTGACTGAGTTCAACAGCGAATTCCAGGAAATGATTACCCGCCATGCCTGGGGCGACATCTGGACCCGCCCGGGCCTGCCGCGCCATACCCGCAGCCTGATTACCATTGCCATGCTGATCGGCATGAACCGCAACGAAGAACTCAAACTGCATTTACGCGCCGCCGCCAACAACGGCGTGAGCCGCAGCGAGATCAAGGAAGTGATCATGCAGAGCGCTATCTACTGCGGCATTCCGGCGGCCAACGCCACCTTCCACCTGGCCGAATCGGTGTGGGACGAACTGGGTATCGAATCACGGTCTTAACATCCACCCACAAATCCCCTGTGGGAGCGAGCTTGCTCGCGAAAGCGCTGGGTCAGCTTGCGACGATGTTGAATGTGATGACGTCATCGCGAGCAGGCTCGCTCCCACATTGATCTGGTCACCGGATCTGCATCCACCCCAAAAATCCCATGTGGGAGCGAGCTTGCTCGCGAAAGCGCTGGGTCAGCTTGCGACGATGTTGAATGTGATGACGTCATCGCGAGCAGGCTCGCTCCCACATTGATCTGGTCACCGGATCTGCATCCACCCCAAAAATCCCCTGTGGGAGCGAGCTTGCTCGCGAAAGCGCTGGGTCATCTTGCATCGATCTTGAATGAGATGACGCCATCGCGAGCAAGCTCGCTCCCACACCGGTACAGCCTCCACCCATGTTGGTTTTTACAGCAAGCTGATCGGATAGCTGACGATCAACCGGTTTTCATCGAACTCATTGGTGCCGTAATCCCGGCGCATCGTCGAGTTACGCCACTTCACATTCAGACTCTTCAGCACACCGCTCTGCACGGTATAAGCCAGCTCACTTTCCCGGCCCCATTCCTTGCCATCGTCAACCGTGGCGGTGTGCACGTTGTCGCCGCTGATATAGCGGTTCATCAGGGTCAAGCCCGGCACGCCGACGGCGGCGAAGTTGAAGTCATGGCGCAGTTGCCAGGATTTTTCCTTGGCGTTGTCGTAGCTGGAGTTGTAGCTGTCGTTGGCCAGGGTGCCGCCGCTGGTGCCGTTGACGCGCATCCAGGCATCATCGCCGCTGACTTTCTGCAGGCCGACGTAGAAGGTGTTGCCACCGTATTTGGCCGAGAGCAGGGCGAACGCGGTTTTGTTGTCCAGGTCGCCGGCCAGGGCGCTGCCGTCTTCCTTGCCGATGAAGTAGCCAAGGTTGGCGCCCAGGGTCCAGTCGCCGATGGGCTGGCTGTGGGTCAGGTTGAAGTATTGTTGCTGGTAGATGTCGGACAGTTCCGAATACCAGACGCCGACCTGGGTACGCTTTTCGTTGAAGGCATATTCGCCGCCGCCAAAGTTGAAACGGTCGGAGGTGAACGCGCCACGGCCGTTCATTGACATGTCTTCCATGCTCGCGTCGTTGCGCGGGCTGTTGGCGCGGAACTGACCACCGTACAGGGTCAGGCCGCTGATTTCCGTGGAGGTGACCTGGCCGCCACGGAAGGTTTGTGGCAGGGAACGACCGTCGTCGGAGCGCAGGATCGGTAGCACCGGCATCCATTCGCCGACCTTCAGCTCAGTCTTCGATACCTTGGCCTTGAGGGCCACGCCCAGGCGACCGAAGTCATCGGCAGGGCGACCGTCGTCATGCACGGGCAGCAACTGGGTGCCGGCGGTGCCGCGACCACCATCAAGCTTGACCGAGTACATGCCCAGCACATCGACACCGAAGCCGACCGTGCCCTGGGTGAAGCCAGACTTGGCGTCGAGGATGAAACTCTGCGTCCATTCCTCGGCTTTGCCCTGGGTGGCATTCGAGTTGGTGAAGTTGCGGTTGAAGTAGAAGTTGCGCAGGTTCAGCGTGGCTTTAGCATCTTCGACAAACCCCGACTCTGCGGCCAGGACGGGCAGGGCGGTACTGGTCAGGGCTACGGCAATGAGGCTGGGGAACAAGTGCTGTGTGGGTTTCATGGGCGTGTCTCTAATTGTTGTGGGCGAAGCGAGTCGTTGCCGCAACCTTGGGTTGCAGACGGTGCGGTGGATCTGGGCGCTCTGTTGATCAGCCGGACGAAGTAGGGCGTGTGGGCATGGCGTCGAACCTGTTGTTATTAGTTTTGTGCGAGCGATGGTGAAGGGCCGCCTGGGATCGGTTCAATTGCTGTTTGCGGGTTTTGGGCGATTATCGAACGGCAAAAAAAGGCCGATTGGCTGGATGAAGAACCTGTGGGAGCGAGCTTGCTCGCGATGGCGGCCTGTCAGTTGGCCTTGCTCTTGTTGACTGAGTACATATCCGTTTTCGCGGTAACGGCGACTTAGGGTTTCGCCCTTACGGCGAGTCACTTTCGAAAAGCGCGAAAGTAACCAAAGCGCTTCTGCCCCACCACTCGGCACCTCGCCTAGGCTCGGTGTGCCCTCACTCCGGCATTGCTCCGTGGGCCCGCCGCGAAGGGCCATCCATGGCCCAGCGCGGCTATCCCGGCATCCATGCCGGGATGCCCACTCCACAATGCCTGCGTTCGGCCATCGTGGTTAACGGGGCGCCCGAGATCAACGTCCACCGCGAGGCGGCCTGACAGCCGGCCTAGTTCTCCCGGTCGTACTCCGATCCCATTGTGGGAGCGAGCCTGCTCGCGATAGCGGAGGGTCAGTTTGTGGTGGTGTTGGATGTGCTGGCGTCATCGCGAGCAAGCTCGCTCCCACAGGTTTTTGTATCGTGTGCGAATGTTGTGAACACCCGCAAACCTATGTGGGAGCGAGCCTGCTCGCGATAGTGTAGGGTCAGTTTGCGGCGATGTTGGATGTGCTGGCCTCTTCGCGTTCAAGCCCGCTCCCACAGGAGAAACGCGGTCCCACCAAGAATCAGGTCGGCTCTAAGGCCGCCTCGTGGTGGACGTTGATCTCGGGCGCCCCGTTAACCACGATGGCCGCACGCAGGCATTGCGCAGTGGGCACCTCGGCATGGATGCCGAGGTAGCCGCGCTGGGCCATGGATGGCCCTTCGCGGCGGGCCCACGGAGCAATGCCGGAGTGCGGGCATGCCGAGCCTAGGCGAGGCACCGAGTGGTGGGGCAGAAGCGCTTTGCTTACTTTCGACTGGGCCGGCTTCCGCGCTTTTCGAAAGTGAGTCGCTGTAAAAGCGAAACCATAAGTCGCCGTTATCGCGAAAACGGATATGTACTCAGTCAACAACATTCAGGCCGGCTGTCAGGCCGCCATCGCGAGCAAGCTCGCTCCCACAAGTTTTGTGGCCGGTCTGACAGACGCGGCGATTTTTCCGACGAGGTTTTAAGGTTGCTGCTCGGAAGCGGCATCTCTAGCTTGTTCGTGTCGCTGCCCATCCAGCGACCGGGACTGCAAGCCCGCCGAATTTGTTAGGCGCCAGCGCCCGGACCCAACGTTTCGGGCATCCAATTGATGCAGGAGCGCCGTTATGAAAAAACATCACCCTTCTTCGCCGTCAGAGAGCACCTTCCCCTACAACGACCCCGATCCAGAAAAGCTCCAAGAGGCCGCAGACCGAGCACTCGATTACCATCTGGGCACCCACCCTGATCCCAAACCCAAAACCTCAACTCAAGTTTTCACTGTCATCGATACCCTCGACACCGAGTGTCTACTGGCGAACCTCAGCGAAACCCTGGCCTCGGCCAGTGCCATGGTCAGCGACCTGGCGTTCGATCTGAAAGGCTCTCGGCGGCATGTCGCACTAGGCGTGGCACAGATGATTGAATTGAGTGAGTTGTTGGCCAATCGAGCGCTGGATATCGTCGACCTGCGTTAACCCAGTCGCTGTTAAAACACGCACAAACAAAAAGCCCACCTTTCGGTGGGCTTCATGTTCAGCGTTCAGGCATCTATCAGAACAGCTTCGTCTCTGGCGCTTCTTCTTTCACCGGTTCGTTCTTACCGGTATCGGCATTCCAGCCGCCCCCCAGTGCCTTATACAAATTGACCTCGCTGGTCAATTGCGAAAGGCGGTCGGTGATCAGCGATTGTTGGGCGCTGAACAGCTGGCGTTGGGCGTCGAGGAAGGTCAGGTTGCTGTCGACGCCGATGCGGTAGCGGCGCTCGGCCAGGCGGTAGTAGTCCTGGTTGGAGGCAACGTAGGCGGTCTGGGCCTGCAACTGTTCGTTGTAGGTCCGGCGTGCGGCCAGGCCGTCGGAGACTTCCTGGAATGCCGTCTGAATGGCCTTCTCGTAATTGGCGACGTTGATGTCTTTCTGGATTTTGGCGTAATCCAGGCTCGCCCGCAGGCTGCCGGCGTTGAAGATCGGCAGGTTGATTTGCGGGGCGAAGGTCCAGGTGCCCGAGCCGCCCTTGAACAGGCCGGACAGGTCCGGGCTCAAGGTGCCGGCGTTGGCCGTCAGGCTGATGCTCGGGAAGAACGCGGCCCGCGCGGCGCCGATGTTGGCGTTGGCGGCCAGCAGGTTGCGTTCGGCCTGGAGGATGTCCGGACGACGTTGCAGCAGGTCAGATGGCAACCCGGCCGGTACTTCGCTGAGCAGGTCATCGCTGAGCGGTTTTGTGTTCAGGTTGGCCGGCAGGTTGGTGCCCAGCAGCAGGGTCAGGCTGTTTTCATCCTGGGCGACCTGGCGGGTGTAGCGCGCCAATTGCACGCGGGCGTTTTCTACCGCCGTGCGCGCCTGGCTCAGGTCCAGGGCCGAGGCCACGCCGACCTCGGCGCTGCGCGAGGTCAGCTTGAGGCTTTGGTCGTAGGCTCCCAGGGTTTCCTGGGTCAGCTTGAGCAGTTCCTTGTCGGCCTGCCAGGTCAGGTAGGCGTTGGCCACGTTGGCCACCAGGCTGATCTGGGTGCTACGGCGGGCTTCTTCGGTGGCGAAGTAGCTTTGCAGCGCTTGTTCGCTCAGGCTGCGAACCCGGCCGAACAGGTCCAGCTCATAGGAACTGATGCCCAGGGTGGCCGAGTAGGAGCTGCTGATGGCTGCTTCACCGGTTTGCGACGCGCGCGCCGGCACCCGCTGACGGCTGGCCGAACCGGTGGCCGAGACCGCCGGGAACAGGTCCGCCCGCTGGATGCGGTATTGCGCGGCGTAGGCATCGATGTTCAGCGCCGCGACCCGCAGGTCGCGGTTGTTTTCCAGGGCGACCTGGATCAGCTGTTGCAGTGCCGGATCATGGAAAAACTGTTTCCAGCCCTGCTCGGCGGCGGCCTGGCCCGGGGCCTTGGCCGCTTCGTAGGCCGGGCCTTGCGGGTATTGCGCCGCGACCGGTGTTTCGGGCCGCTGATAATCGGGGATCAGCGAGCAACCGCTGAGCACGATGGCGGCGATGGTCAGGGAAAGGAGCGACTTGCTCATTGGCCAGCCTCTTTAGAAGTTTCAGAAGTGTCATCCTGGTCGGCATTTTTGCGGCGGCCAATCGACGACACGGTCACGAAGAACAACGGTACCCAGAAAATAGCCAGGATCGTAGCGGTCAACATGCCGCCGATCACGCCCGTACCGATGGCGTGCTGGCTGCCCGAGCCGGCACCGGTGGAAATCGCCAGTGGGACCACGCCGAGGATGAACGCCAGGGAGGTCATGATGATCGGTCGCAAACGCATCCTACAGGCTTCGATGGCGGCTTCCACCAGGGTTCGGCCCTGTTCGTGGAGTTCCTTGGCGAATTCCACGATCAGGATGGCGTTTTTCGCCGCCAAACCGATGGTCGTCAACAAGCCTACCTGGAAGTACACGTCGTTCGACAAGCCGCGCAGGCTGGTTGCCATCAGGGCACCAATAATGCCCAACGGCACCACGAGCATGACCGCGATCGGAATCGACCAGCTTTCATACAGCGCCGCCAGACACAGGAACACCATCAACAGCGACAGGGCATACAACGCTGGCGCCTGGGAGCCCGAGAGACGTTCCTCGTAGGACAAGCCCGTCCAGGAAATACCGACACCGGCCGGCAGCTTCTTGGCGATGGCCTCGACTTCGGCCATGGCTTCACCCGTGGAGTAGCCAGGCGCCGGGGTGCCGAGGATTTCCATGGCTTCCACGCCGTTGTAACGGGCCAGTTTCGGCGAGCCGTAGACCCACTCACCCTTGGCAAACGCAGTGAACGGCACCATGGTTCCGGCACTGTTGCGCACGTACCACTTCTTCAGGTCTTCGGGGCTCATGCGGGCACCGGGTTGACCCTGCACGTACACTTTCTTCACCCGACCGCGGTCGATGAAGTCGTTCACGTAGCTACTGCCCAGGGCAATCGACAGGGTGTTGTTGATGTCTGACAAGGTGATGCCCAGCGCGCTGGCCTTCTCGTCATCGATTTCCAACTGGTATTGCGGCTCATCATTCAGGCCATTCGGACGTACCTGCGAGAGGATCTTGCTCTGCGCGGCCATGCCCAGGAACTGATTGCGGGCTTCCATCAACTTGTCGTGGCCGATGCCGGCGCGGTCCTGCAGGAACACGTCGAAACCAGTGGCGTTACCCAACTCCAGTACCGCGGGTGGAGCAAAGGCGAACACCATCGCGTCACGGAAGGCGAAGAAGTGCTGCTGGGCACGCGCCGCGAGCTTGAACACGCTGTTGTCGGCGTTACGCTCGTCCCACGGCCTAAGCATGATGAACGCCATGCCGGAGCTCTGGCCACGACCGGCGAAGTTGAAGCCGGTCACGGTGAACACCGAGGCCACGGCATCGCCCTCACCGCCGTCCTTGCTCGGACGCAGCAGGTACTCACGCATCTTGTCCACTACCACCTGGGTGCGCTCGGCACTGGAGCCGGCCGGCGTCTGCACCTGGGCAAACAGTACACCTTGGTCTTCTTCGGGTAGGAACGCTGTCGGGATGCGGGTGAACAGCCAGACCATGCCAACCACGATAATCACGTAGGCCAGCAGGTACGGGGCCTTGTGCTTGAGCATATTGCCCACGCCGCGCTCGTAGCTTCTTACGCTACGGTCAAAATTGCGGTTGAACCAGCCGAAGAAACCGCGCTTGGGTGTTCCGTGCTCGCCTTTGGGAATCGCCTTGAGCATGGTGGCGCACAACGCCGGGGTGAAGATCAAGGCCACCATGACCGACAAGGCCATGGCCGAGACGATGGTGATGGAGAACTGCTTGTAGATCACGCCGGTGGAGCCGCTGAAGAACGCCATCGGCAGCAGTACCGCCGAGAGCACCAGGGCGATACCCACCAGGGCGCCCTGGATCTGGCCCATGGATTTCTTGGTGGCTTCCTTGGGCGAGAGGCCTTCTTCGCTCATCACCCGTTCGACGTTTTCCACCACGACGATGGCGTCGTCCACCAGCAAGCCGATGGCCAGCACCATGCCGAACATGGTCAGGGTGTTGATGCTGAAGCCGAACGCCGCGAGGATCCCGAAGGTACCGAGCAGTACCACCGGCACGGTCATCGTGGTGATGATGGTGGCGCGGAAATTCTGCAGGAACAGGAACATCACCAGGAACACCAGCACGACCGCTTCGACCAGGGTTTCAACCACACCTTTGATCGATTCGCTCACCACTGGCGTGGTGTCGTACGGGAATACCACTTCCATGCCTTGCGGGAAGAACGGCTTGAGGTCGTCGATGGTCTTGCGCAGGGCCTTGGCTGTGTCGAGGGCGTTGGCGCCGTTGGCCAGTTTTACCGCCAGGCCCGAGGCCGGGGCACCGTTGAACTGGGCGCTGACGCTGTAGTTTTCACCACCCAAGCCGACATCGGCAACGTCACCGACGCGCACTTGCGAGCCGTCCGAGTTGACCTTGAGCAGGATCGCCTTGAATTGCTCGGCGGTCTGCAAACGAGTCTTGCCGATGATGGTGGCGTTCAGTTGCTGGCCGGGCAGGGCGGGCAGGCCGCCGAGCTGGCCGGAGGAGACCTGGACGTTCTGCGCGGAGATGGCGTTTTTCACGTCCACCGGCGTCAGGTTGAAGTTGTTCAGCTTGGCCGGGTCGAGCCAGATCCGCATCGCGTACTGCGCACCGAAGACCTGGAAGTCACCGACACCGGCGGTACGCGAGATCGGGTCCTGCAGGTTGGACACGATGTAGTTGGCCAAGTCGTCCTTGGTCATGCTGCCGTCGCGCGACACCACGCCGATCACCATCAGGAAGTTCTTCACTGACTTGGTTACGCGGATACCCTGCTGCTGCACTTCTTGCGGCAGCAGCGGGGTGGCCAGGTTCAGCTTGTTCTGGACCTGGACTTGCGCGGTATCGGAGCTGGTGCCCTGCTCGAAGGTCGCGGTGATGGTCATGCTGCCGTCGGAGTTACTTTCCGAGGACACATAACGCAGGTTGTCGATACCGTTGAGCTGTTGTTCGATGACTTGCACCACGGTGTCCTGCACGGTTTGTGCGGATGCACCTGGGTAGGTCACCTGGATCGCAATGGCCGGTGGCGCGATGCTCGGGTACTGGTTGATCGGCAATTTGAGGATCGATAGAGCCCCGACCAGCATGATCACCAGGGCAA
Coding sequences within:
- a CDS encoding 3-carboxy-cis,cis-muconate cycloisomerase, producing the protein MSERPGNQLFDAYFTARDMREVFCDAGRVQAMLDVEAALARAEARVGLIPQRAVAPIENACRAQLYDFSALGEAIASAGNSAIPLVKALGKRIASEDAEAERYVHLGATSQDVMDSGLVLQLRQALTLIEDELAQLAVTLARQAERYAATPLAGRTWLQHATPVTLGMKIAGWLGAITRSRQRLKELKPRLLVLQFGGASGTLAALGEQALPIAEALAAELQLSLPEQPWHTQRDRLVEFGSVLGLIAGSLGKLGRDISLLMQTEAGEAFEPSAPGKGGSSTMPHKRNPVGAAVLIGAATRVPGLLSTLFSAMPQEHERSLGLWHAEWETLPEICCLVSGALQQARLLADGLEVDAARMARNLELTQGLVLAEAVSIVLAQRVGRDTAHHLLEQCCKRAVAEQRHLRAVLGDEPQVTAQLSAAEIDHLLNPAHYLGQAQTWVARAVAEHLALNA
- the pcaD gene encoding 3-oxoadipate enol-lactonase translates to MGFVKLAEGDLNYRLDGPQDAPVLVLSNSLGTDLHMWDPQVPAFSEHFRVLRFDTRGHGQSLVTEGPYSIEQLGRDVLAMLDQLNIDKVHFCGLSMGGLIGQWLGINAGERLHKLVVCNTAAKIGDPSVWNPRIEAVLRDGQAAMVALRDASIARWFTPDFAEAQPATAKKITDMLAATSPQGYAANCAAVRDADFREQLSSIRVPLLVIAGTEDAVTPPSGGHFIQERVSGAEYAEFYAAHLSNVQAGAAFSARVLDFLLDSGRA
- the pcaC gene encoding 4-carboxymuconolactone decarboxylase; its protein translation is MDEKQRYDEGMQVRRAVLGDAHVDRSLNALTEFNSEFQEMITRHAWGDIWTRPGLPRHTRSLITIAMLIGMNRNEELKLHLRAAANNGVSRSEIKEVIMQSAIYCGIPAANATFHLAESVWDELGIESRS
- a CDS encoding OprD family porin, translated to MKPTQHLFPSLIAVALTSTALPVLAAESGFVEDAKATLNLRNFYFNRNFTNSNATQGKAEEWTQSFILDAKSGFTQGTVGFGVDVLGMYSVKLDGGRGTAGTQLLPVHDDGRPADDFGRLGVALKAKVSKTELKVGEWMPVLPILRSDDGRSLPQTFRGGQVTSTEISGLTLYGGQFRANSPRNDASMEDMSMNGRGAFTSDRFNFGGGEYAFNEKRTQVGVWYSELSDIYQQQYFNLTHSQPIGDWTLGANLGYFIGKEDGSALAGDLDNKTAFALLSAKYGGNTFYVGLQKVSGDDAWMRVNGTSGGTLANDSYNSSYDNAKEKSWQLRHDFNFAAVGVPGLTLMNRYISGDNVHTATVDDGKEWGRESELAYTVQSGVLKSLNVKWRNSTMRRDYGTNEFDENRLIVSYPISLL
- a CDS encoding DUF6124 family protein codes for the protein MKKHHPSSPSESTFPYNDPDPEKLQEAADRALDYHLGTHPDPKPKTSTQVFTVIDTLDTECLLANLSETLASASAMVSDLAFDLKGSRRHVALGVAQMIELSELLANRALDIVDLR
- a CDS encoding AdeC/AdeK/OprM family multidrug efflux complex outer membrane factor, giving the protein MSKSLLSLTIAAIVLSGCSLIPDYQRPETPVAAQYPQGPAYEAAKAPGQAAAEQGWKQFFHDPALQQLIQVALENNRDLRVAALNIDAYAAQYRIQRADLFPAVSATGSASRQRVPARASQTGEAAISSSYSATLGISSYELDLFGRVRSLSEQALQSYFATEEARRSTQISLVANVANAYLTWQADKELLKLTQETLGAYDQSLKLTSRSAEVGVASALDLSQARTAVENARVQLARYTRQVAQDENSLTLLLGTNLPANLNTKPLSDDLLSEVPAGLPSDLLQRRPDILQAERNLLAANANIGAARAAFFPSISLTANAGTLSPDLSGLFKGGSGTWTFAPQINLPIFNAGSLRASLDYAKIQKDINVANYEKAIQTAFQEVSDGLAARRTYNEQLQAQTAYVASNQDYYRLAERRYRIGVDSNLTFLDAQRQLFSAQQSLITDRLSQLTSEVNLYKALGGGWNADTGKNEPVKEEAPETKLF
- the emhB gene encoding efflux RND transporter permease subunit EmhB, which produces MSKFFIDRPIFAWVIALVIMLVGALSILKLPINQYPSIAPPAIAIQVTYPGASAQTVQDTVVQVIEQQLNGIDNLRYVSSESNSDGSMTITATFEQGTSSDTAQVQVQNKLNLATPLLPQEVQQQGIRVTKSVKNFLMVIGVVSRDGSMTKDDLANYIVSNLQDPISRTAGVGDFQVFGAQYAMRIWLDPAKLNNFNLTPVDVKNAISAQNVQVSSGQLGGLPALPGQQLNATIIGKTRLQTAEQFKAILLKVNSDGSQVRVGDVADVGLGGENYSVSAQFNGAPASGLAVKLANGANALDTAKALRKTIDDLKPFFPQGMEVVFPYDTTPVVSESIKGVVETLVEAVVLVFLVMFLFLQNFRATIITTMTVPVVLLGTFGILAAFGFSINTLTMFGMVLAIGLLVDDAIVVVENVERVMSEEGLSPKEATKKSMGQIQGALVGIALVLSAVLLPMAFFSGSTGVIYKQFSITIVSAMALSVMVALIFTPALCATMLKAIPKGEHGTPKRGFFGWFNRNFDRSVRSYERGVGNMLKHKAPYLLAYVIIVVGMVWLFTRIPTAFLPEEDQGVLFAQVQTPAGSSAERTQVVVDKMREYLLRPSKDGGEGDAVASVFTVTGFNFAGRGQSSGMAFIMLRPWDERNADNSVFKLAARAQQHFFAFRDAMVFAFAPPAVLELGNATGFDVFLQDRAGIGHDKLMEARNQFLGMAAQSKILSQVRPNGLNDEPQYQLEIDDEKASALGITLSDINNTLSIALGSSYVNDFIDRGRVKKVYVQGQPGARMSPEDLKKWYVRNSAGTMVPFTAFAKGEWVYGSPKLARYNGVEAMEILGTPAPGYSTGEAMAEVEAIAKKLPAGVGISWTGLSYEERLSGSQAPALYALSLLMVFLCLAALYESWSIPIAVMLVVPLGIIGALMATSLRGLSNDVYFQVGLLTTIGLAAKNAILIVEFAKELHEQGRTLVEAAIEACRMRLRPIIMTSLAFILGVVPLAISTGAGSGSQHAIGTGVIGGMLTATILAIFWVPLFFVTVSSIGRRKNADQDDTSETSKEAGQ